A portion of the Clostridium gelidum genome contains these proteins:
- a CDS encoding carbohydrate ABC transporter permease: MKRKNHTGMNSKENLWGWIFVSLGTFLLGLFVFYPMVQSLIMSLKTGKGNSLKFSGLDNYIRMFSDPTLIKAVGNTFIFLLVQVPVMIIFALIIASVLNDRKLKFSGFFRTAIFLPCVASLVGYSVIIKSIFSSDGLVNKLLMAIHAISVPIEWVTHPFWAKILMIIAITWRWTGYNMIFYLAGLQNIDNSIYEAADIDGASPFKKFTSITIPLLKPIILFTTITSTIGTLQLFDEVVNITKGGPANSTMTISKYIYDLCFTYTPDFGYATAVAYLIVVMVIILALIQFKIGGDKND, encoded by the coding sequence ATGAAGCGTAAAAACCATACAGGAATGAACAGCAAGGAAAACCTTTGGGGTTGGATATTTGTATCATTAGGCACATTTTTATTAGGATTATTTGTATTTTATCCTATGGTACAATCTTTAATTATGTCATTAAAAACAGGTAAGGGAAATAGTTTAAAGTTTAGTGGCTTAGATAACTATATAAGAATGTTCTCAGATCCAACTTTAATTAAAGCCGTAGGAAATACATTTATATTTTTATTAGTTCAAGTTCCAGTAATGATTATTTTTGCACTTATTATTGCTTCAGTTCTTAATGATAGAAAATTAAAATTTAGTGGATTTTTTAGAACAGCAATTTTCTTGCCTTGTGTAGCATCTTTGGTTGGATATTCAGTTATTATTAAGAGTATATTTTCATCAGATGGTTTAGTAAATAAATTACTTATGGCTATTCATGCTATTTCAGTACCAATTGAGTGGGTTACACATCCATTTTGGGCTAAAATATTAATGATAATTGCAATTACTTGGAGATGGACAGGATATAATATGATATTTTATTTAGCTGGGTTACAGAATATTGATAATTCAATTTATGAAGCAGCTGATATTGATGGAGCATCTCCATTTAAGAAATTTACAAGTATAACAATACCATTATTAAAACCTATAATTTTATTTACAACAATTACTTCAACGATTGGGACGTTACAACTATTTGATGAAGTTGTAAATATTACAAAAGGTGGTCCAGCTAATTCAACAATGACTATTTCAAAATATATATATGATTTATGCTTTACGTATACACCAGACTTTGGATATGCAACAGCAGTAGCTTATCTTATTGTTGTTATGGTAATAATATTAGCCTTAATTCAATTTAAAATAGGAGGCGACAAAAATGACTAG
- a CDS encoding carbohydrate ABC transporter permease has product MTRKLNLAIKYLFLSVASLVSIFPFFWMIISATNKSVDVTRGKLSPGSDFMENLNNLLKPELGFVTSLSMSAKIAIITTILALLVSSIAGYGFEIFRTRSRDRLFTILLLSMMIPFSALMIPLFKLFASVNGTPLKFMGLNSLWAVILPGVCTAFLIFFFRQNTKAFPKDILEAARIDGLGEIAIFFKIFMPTMKSTYAAAAIITFMGSWNAYLWPLIALQSPEKKTVLLIISKMSSSYSPDYGLIMIAIVITTIPTALIFFIMQKHFVAGMTGAVK; this is encoded by the coding sequence ATGACTAGGAAGTTAAATTTAGCAATTAAGTATTTATTTTTAAGTGTAGCATCGTTAGTTTCTATATTTCCATTCTTTTGGATGATTATTAGTGCAACCAATAAATCAGTTGACGTAACAAGAGGGAAGTTATCTCCAGGAAGTGATTTTATGGAAAATTTAAATAATCTTTTAAAGCCAGAGCTGGGATTTGTTACTTCTTTGAGTATGTCAGCAAAAATTGCAATTATAACTACTATACTTGCACTACTCGTGTCATCTATAGCTGGCTATGGGTTTGAAATATTTAGAACTAGGTCTAGAGATAGATTATTCACAATTTTACTTTTATCTATGATGATTCCATTTTCAGCATTGATGATACCGTTATTTAAACTTTTTGCATCAGTAAATGGAACACCTTTGAAATTCATGGGATTAAATTCATTATGGGCTGTAATATTGCCTGGTGTTTGTACTGCATTCTTAATTTTCTTCTTTAGACAAAATACAAAAGCATTTCCTAAAGATATTTTAGAGGCAGCAAGAATTGATGGTTTAGGGGAAATTGCAATCTTCTTTAAAATATTTATGCCAACTATGAAATCAACTTATGCAGCAGCAGCAATTATTACATTTATGGGTTCATGGAATGCTTATTTATGGCCATTAATTGCATTACAATCACCAGAAAAGAAAACTGTTTTACTTATAATTTCCAAAATGTCATCAAGTTATTCACCTGATTATGGTTTAATTATGATAGCTATAGTAATTACAACTATACCTACTGCATTAATATTCTTCATTATGCAAAAGCATTTTGTTGCAGGAATGACTGGGGCAGTAAAATAA